The following is a genomic window from Aphis gossypii isolate Hap1 chromosome X, ASM2018417v2, whole genome shotgun sequence.
ttttgtaaaattggAGCAAAATCTACTTTAGTTACAGCCGCCATTGAACAATTTTGTTTCCTCCACTCAAATACTCCTCTTTTCCAACCTTCTTTGAGTGGGCGAAAAGCAGCTACATCGGCTGGTTGTAATATCCTAGTCGAATTAGGGTATAGggcaactaaaataatttgtaagtcAGAACAAAGTGTACTAAGTTGATATGTGAGATGACTTTTATGTCcatcaacaaataaaattacaggTAGTTTTATGTTATTCTGTACTAAAAAaggatgaaaaatatttgcaataaACTCATAAAACGTTTCTGATTTCATCCAACCACTGTCAGACAGACCAATTCCCCAGTTAGACGGTACTgagctcaaaatattttgaggaaTTCTTTTGTAATTGTACACAACCATCAGATAACACATCACTCCAGCTGCACTAAATACAAACATGACGGTcaaattttcttttgaattccCTACTGAGACTTCATAAACATCTTTACAACCCTTAGGAGCTAAAACTGCTTTTGTTTTGGGACACAAGGAAAACCCCGTTTCATCACCATTAAAAATTCTTGTTGGATCACTCAATATATCATACGAACCTTCTTCTTTTAAATACTGTTTAATACCTtcaaaccatttttttatatcttgttCACTAATACAGGCACTTGCAGCTGTCACATGTTCACTTGTCCTGACAGATATATTTGGATGACGCTTCATGAAAGATTTGTACCAtccaatacctataaaaagcataataaatggttgtaatataaaaatttatttaacataacaaaattaccagggtaattatttttaaaaatagtagttCGTTCGTTTTTGTCTAGATATTGTTTCACAGTAACTAAAAGATCTTCTTTTCTTTGAGGAAATCCTTTCCGACAACTTTCCAGTATCCATTTTTCTAATGTATTTTCTTCTTCCTCAGATAATACTGGACTTGGTCCACATGATACTTTTTTGTCAGGATTTTTAAGTCTGTGTTGTAATGTAGATCTCGATACAGAAAACTTTTTTGCTGCAGACTTTTTTGACATGCCTTCATTGACTACTGCTTCAACAGCAGCAGTCAAATTTGACTGAGAAAAATTTTCCCTTTTTCTAGGCATttcttaaataacaatattacattattatttaagaataagtaatatttattgaccaGTCAAGTAAAATTTTACTCAGGttctttactttttaaattaagtgccaataaataaattaatacattttatgtcaatttcaataattggCACCCTATgccaataacaaaaaattcaaatatgtacatatcaGTTATTGGCATACcaatttttctcaaaaataataaaaataaattattaaatattgcattgattgatgaaaaatgttcttaagaactaaaatatacattatactag
Proteins encoded in this region:
- the LOC126552384 gene encoding uncharacterized protein LOC126552384, producing the protein MKRHPNISVRTSEHVTAASACISEQDIKKWFEGIKQYLKEEGSYDILSDPTRIFNGDETGFSLCPKTKAVLAPKGCKDVYEVSVGNSKENLTVMFVFSAAGVMCYLMVVYNYKRIPQNILSSVPSNWGIGLSDSGWMKSETFYEFIANIFHPFLVQNNIKLPVILFVDGHKSHLTYQLSTLCSDLQIILVALYPNSTRILQPADVAAFRPLKEGWKRGVFEWRKQNCSMAAVTKMSVVTIQVLLVFIKIQDCVLDVDIV